A genomic region of Leptotrichia massiliensis contains the following coding sequences:
- a CDS encoding Tex family protein — protein MDIVASVAKELNFKVPQVENTIKLFDEGATVPFIARYRKEVTGNLDEEQIRDVIEKITYYRNLEKRKEEVIRLIEEQGKLTEELHKSIVNAMKLQEVEDLYLPYKKKKKTKADIAKEQGLEPLSEFALAKGTTMEQLEKEAKKYVTEEVADVKAAIEGVHLIIAQDISENIKIREFLRDKIAKFGILTSKVIEKNKENDEKGVYQDYYEYSEQIGRSASNRILALNRGEKEKILKVDIDIDEKTEEVITNFILNTFENKNLTEFFKEVIKDSMDRLAYPSIKNEVRNIYTEKAEEEAINIFSENLEKLLLQPPLSKKTLMGLDPGYRTGCKMVIINKDGFYETNDVLFLVDGVHNERQLAIAKKKILDYIAKYDVDIIAIGNGTASRETEAFVADVIKDSKKKVSYLIANEAGASIYSASKIAIEEFPDLDVTARGAISIARRIQDPMAELVKIDPKSIGVGMYQHDVNQKKLNETLEQTIEHVVNNVGVNINTASWALLSFVSGIKKNVAKNLVDYRHENGDFKDRKQLKKVKGLGDKAFEQMAGFVVVPDSKNPLDNTIIHPESYHIAEIILKEAGCKVEDLKEDLDVVRQKLQKIDLEKIIKENDFGRETAKDVYEALLKDRRDPRDEFEKPLLRSDILNMDDLTEGMVLEGTVRNVAKFGAFVDIGLKNDALIHISEIAEKFVSDATKELSVGQIIKVKILSLDKERGRVGLTRKGL, from the coding sequence TTGGATATTGTAGCTAGTGTGGCAAAAGAACTGAACTTTAAAGTGCCGCAAGTGGAAAATACGATAAAACTTTTTGATGAAGGCGCGACTGTACCGTTTATTGCTAGGTATCGGAAGGAAGTTACGGGGAATCTGGATGAGGAGCAGATTCGGGATGTAATTGAGAAAATTACGTATTACAGGAACCTGGAAAAGAGGAAAGAGGAAGTTATAAGGCTGATTGAGGAGCAAGGAAAACTAACTGAGGAATTGCATAAAAGTATTGTAAATGCCATGAAACTGCAGGAAGTGGAAGATCTGTACCTGCCTTATAAGAAAAAGAAGAAAACAAAAGCGGATATTGCAAAAGAGCAAGGATTAGAGCCTCTTTCAGAGTTTGCATTAGCCAAAGGGACTACGATGGAGCAGCTGGAGAAAGAAGCTAAGAAGTATGTTACGGAAGAAGTGGCAGATGTTAAGGCTGCAATTGAAGGAGTGCATTTGATAATTGCTCAGGATATTTCGGAAAATATTAAAATCAGAGAATTTTTAAGGGATAAAATTGCAAAATTTGGTATTTTGACTTCTAAAGTTATTGAGAAAAATAAAGAAAATGATGAAAAAGGTGTTTATCAGGATTATTATGAATATTCGGAGCAAATTGGGAGAAGTGCTTCAAATAGGATTCTTGCGTTAAATCGTGGAGAAAAGGAAAAAATATTAAAAGTTGATATTGATATTGACGAAAAAACAGAAGAAGTTATAACAAACTTTATTCTGAATACTTTTGAAAATAAAAATTTAACTGAATTTTTTAAGGAAGTTATAAAAGATTCGATGGACAGACTGGCTTATCCGTCTATAAAAAATGAAGTGAGAAATATCTATACGGAAAAAGCTGAAGAAGAAGCAATCAATATTTTTTCTGAAAATCTGGAAAAACTACTATTACAACCGCCTTTATCGAAAAAAACGCTTATGGGATTAGATCCAGGATATAGAACAGGCTGCAAGATGGTAATTATTAATAAAGATGGATTTTATGAAACAAATGATGTACTTTTTCTTGTAGATGGAGTACATAACGAAAGACAGCTTGCTATTGCAAAGAAAAAAATATTAGATTATATCGCAAAATATGACGTAGATATTATTGCAATTGGAAATGGAACAGCTTCGAGGGAAACGGAGGCTTTTGTTGCCGATGTAATAAAGGATTCTAAGAAAAAAGTTTCATATCTGATTGCAAATGAGGCTGGGGCTTCAATTTATTCTGCTTCCAAAATTGCTATTGAGGAGTTTCCTGATTTGGATGTTACGGCAAGAGGAGCCATTTCTATTGCAAGAAGAATTCAGGATCCAATGGCAGAACTTGTAAAAATTGATCCAAAATCAATTGGAGTGGGAATGTATCAGCATGATGTAAATCAGAAAAAGTTAAATGAAACTTTGGAACAGACAATTGAGCATGTAGTAAATAACGTAGGAGTCAATATAAATACAGCTTCATGGGCATTATTAAGTTTTGTTTCTGGAATTAAGAAGAATGTGGCAAAAAATCTTGTGGATTATAGACACGAAAATGGTGATTTTAAGGACAGAAAACAGCTTAAAAAAGTAAAAGGGCTGGGAGATAAGGCATTTGAGCAGATGGCAGGATTTGTGGTTGTGCCTGATAGTAAAAATCCGCTTGATAATACGATTATCCATCCAGAATCATATCACATCGCAGAAATTATCTTGAAGGAAGCTGGTTGTAAAGTTGAGGATTTAAAAGAAGATTTGGATGTTGTAAGACAAAAATTGCAGAAAATAGATTTGGAAAAAATTATTAAAGAAAATGATTTTGGAAGGGAAACTGCGAAGGATGTATATGAAGCGCTGTTAAAGGATAGACGTGATCCCCGTGATGAATTTGAAAAACCGCTTTTACGTTCGGATATTTTGAACATGGATGACTTGACAGAAGGAATGGTTCTGGAAGGAACTGTGAGAAATGTGGCAAAATTTGGAGCATTTGTTGACATAGGGTTAAAAAACGATGCATTGATTCATATTTCTGAAATAGCAGAAAAATTTGTTTCAGACGCTACAAAGGAACTTTCTGTGGGACAAATTATAAAAGTTAAAATATTGTCGTTGGATAAGGAAAGAGGAAGAGTGGGACTTACGAGAAAAGGACTGTAA
- a CDS encoding pantothenate kinase: MKKNLKKLCLLIAVLTMGAVTYANESIIAENNTQSIQQDEEFPGGLAKGIDQKFTTDGKLHAEKFLNKLFNYTDTSDNFKIQKDSKGYFVTQYIDESEEKDGSGPTKEEKIRLKLVKNVFLTEVDGDGLTYAYDTKLKKVVLINPANNYRIMFIVD; this comes from the coding sequence ATGAAGAAAAATTTAAAAAAATTATGTTTGTTGATAGCAGTATTAACAATGGGAGCAGTAACTTATGCAAATGAAAGTATTATTGCTGAAAATAATACACAAAGCATTCAGCAAGACGAAGAATTTCCAGGTGGATTAGCAAAAGGAATAGATCAAAAATTTACTACAGATGGAAAGTTGCATGCAGAAAAATTTTTGAATAAATTATTTAATTATACAGATACATCAGACAATTTCAAAATTCAAAAAGATAGTAAAGGATACTTTGTAACACAGTACATTGATGAATCAGAAGAAAAAGATGGTTCTGGACCAACAAAAGAGGAAAAAATTAGGCTAAAATTAGTAAAAAATGTTTTTCTGACAGAAGTAGATGGTGATGGTTTAACTTATGCTTATGATACAAAACTTAAAAAGGTAGTGCTTATAAATCCAGCCAACAACTACAGAATAATGTTCATAGTTGATTAA